The genomic segment ggtggctcaagcctgtaatcccagcactttgggcggccgaggcgggtggatcacgaggtcaagagattgagaccatcctggtcaacgtggtgaaaccctgtctctactaaaaaaaaatacaaaaaaattagctgggcatggtggcgcgtgcctgtaatcccagctactcaggaggctgaggcaggagaattgcctgaacccgggaggcggaggttgcggtgagccgagatcgtgccattgcactccagcctgggtaacaagagcgaaactccgtctcaaaaaaaaaaaaaaaaaataggaaaaaagtataaaaatttgctggtcatggtggtatgcacctgtattcccagctactcaggaggctgagacaggagaatgacttgaacccgggaggcaaaggttgcagtgagtcgagattatgccattgccctccagcctgggcgacagagcaagatattgtctaaaaaaaaaaaaaaaaaaaaaaaaagaatttgaactAAGATAGGGTCATGAGGGTGGATGAGGGGGGAACGTTACTTTAGAAGCTTCTACTTATTAGCTTTAGGATTCTTCTAGACAAATTCCAGTAAGGGCCTGTGGTGTTAAAGTTTCTGCCATTTGGAGGTAGTACTTTGGGTTTATATAGAAACTCTCTGTTGAGTAACAGTGCTCTGGAAGCCTAAAGTTAGGGGAACACTGGGTGCCAGAGAAGGCTTTTTTGGGTTAGAAGTGTAAAAGCAACaggacctttaaaaaaaaaaatgacagggaCAGACAAGTTTACCTCCACGTCCTCCGAGCACTATGTGTGCcttgaaagaagaagaaaacaaaagttctttttaatttatactGAATTTCTAAGgtgaaaaaataattgtttttagaatataactgtaaaacaaaactgaatgtTAACTTGAGAAAACcatacaaattaaagaaaatgcacataaggttttaaagaaaaacttcctgTGATATGATGACTATGCATACTCAACATGGCTTTGGAAAACAATGTTTTTGCACTTGGAGGAGCATTCGCTCCCTTCACTTAGTCCTCTAGTGAGCAATTGCTCAGGAAGAGTAAGCTGCGGGTTTCCTTAGGGGTCAAGAATCAGAGCTGTAGGAGACTGAAAATACGGGCTTCACCAGAAGACTGGGAAACATTGACGAGCTTCTTCAGGACTCCAGAGGGACGATTTGTTTGTGCTTTGATACATGGTATTTCAAAACCAAATTGTACATGtattcagcaaaagaaactgaagaagttGCGTGGATGGAAAGGCACAAAgattgttgggttttttgtttttgtgtcacaGCCAAGTGGTTTTTGAAAGCATTGTGCTCGGCAAGACAGGTTTATAAATGAAAGCTGCTCACAGGTGGAAACTAAAGAATGAACAGAACCAGTAAAAGCTAAACAAAAGGTTTCTTATTTTTCAGCACTGTATGATTAATCAGAGCCATTGTGTGCAAAAGAGAGGAAAATTGCTTCCCTTCGATGCAGTTAGCTGTTGGGGAGCTTTTATTAGAtatttatataggtatacattttGCCACGTGCATAAATGACAGCGAAGTTCATTATCTGAGGTCTCACTAATTGGGATTTATAAGTCACATAGAGATGGTTTCAAGTTTACCTTTGCttggcaaatgaaaaataaaggacTGAGAAGGGTGGATTAAAGAGATTAACCTTCTAAAGCACTTTGGAAGCTCAATATGGAAACAAGAGAGACACTAATTAGAAATCCTTCCTTTTGCTTAAAGAAGCCTCAGAATTTCTATAAGGCAAATACTTCGTTACCCTGAGCAACTGtcgatttttctttttctgtatattttaaagtgaaaagagGTTTATGTgtacttttaaagaaatcatttatatgaatttatatgaattttagaagatGAATTCTGCAGTTTCTTTGACCATTCACTGTCAAATGAAGATGATGGTGGTCTAAAATGCAAGACCACGACAACTTCATAAATGTGAACAGAGGAGAATCCTGGGGCATGCAGCAGGAATGCCTCTGAAAGGAAGTTGGCAGGAGATaagaggctgaggcctggaggaaataaataataactcCAGGGCTCTCCAGCggagaggaggctgagaaggggccGCTCTCTCTTGCTCTACAGGCCCTAGACCACTCCCAGGCTGCTCAGGCCTGAGGGTCTGTTTGCTGGTTTACGGCCTCACAAGTCCTGACACAGCAAGGCCAAAAGACCCCACTCAGGCAAACGACACATGCTGGGATCTCCAAGTCTCCTATAAGCAGGTCTTCCAATTTCcagatattaaaacaaaacagagtaaACTCATTAAGAACTGGCCTATGcattatgtttcaaaaataataatttgggtGATTCTGCACAGCTGACACAATATTTCCACGTGCCTTATCTTCATGCGAAGAGCAATCGCGTCGGGGTGGATTCGATTCGCCTGGTTTTGCTGACGAGGCGGCCGAAGCACCGAGAAGCCAGCACTTAGCACACGGGCCTGCGGAGCCACCCAGCCCGCTGCGGTTCTCAGGGGCGCTGGAGGGTGAAGCGCGAACCCACCCCCAGCCTCCGAAAGGAAGGTCCTCGGGCTGACCTCTGCGGGCGGGCGGAGCCCCGGGTCTAAAACAGACGTGCGGCGCAGCGCTGTCCGTTTCTTCCCACGCAGCGCAGAAGGAAAAGTGTTCGGGGCTCCGGTTCTCCCGGGAAACGGCTCGCCCGCCTCGCGGTGCCCGTGCTGCGGCTGGCACGCTCCGAGCGGGCCCCTCGGGGGATGGCAGGGGCGTCTTCTGCTAAGCGTGGGAACGGCCTGGGGCGCCCTCCCCGGGTGTGAGTCCCCCAAATCCCGCAGAGACATAGGCGCTCGTGCCCCGCCCCGTTCTCCACCTCAGCCCAGCCTCTGAAACGCAGGGGTCCGCAGGCACCCCCAGGCTGGGAATCCGACCGAACAGGAGGGAAGAGGCGGGTTCCGTGGGCCAGGGCAGCACCCCACGGGAATCCCCGGAGACGCGCCCGGGAGCCGAGGGGGCACAGGGGCTCCGGTCGGGCTGCTGAGCCCGGCTGCCTTGCTCGGCTCTGAGAGGAAAGGGGAGTGGGCACTTTGGGCTGGACGTGGGCTGGCTGCCTGCGACCCCAGCAGCGCTAAGCCCGAGGGTACTGCGGGTTCAGATTTTCTGAGTGGTTCCTAGCACCCTCGTCCTGCTTGAAAAAGGATTCGGGGGCTCAGGAAGGGCATTCCGCAGAGATCTGAACATTCGGTTAATTATCCTTCGGTGTATTCTCAGATACCTGGACGCTCAACACAGCAGGAAGATGCAGTTTCCAGTCGATTTCCAAATACCTCCTTAGCTGCCCTCAGACATCGCCAGCCCTTGTCCTGCCTCTAGGAGACTCCCAGAGCTGTGTGCATTTCAACCTGGCCCGTGTTTTAAGAGAATGGTAGGGTGCCTTTTCTGAAGAGACAGTGTGGGCACCggaagaaacataaaattaggAGTTGATTGATTTGAGCTTGAACCCTAGTTCCAGCAGTGAAAACCTGCTCTGGACTTGGACACGAGTGTCTGAATGTTGGCTCTGTTCTGCCACACGGTGGCCTGTGATTTTTAATACGGcctttaacttctctgagcttcggCCTCCTCACTGGCAATATGGATACTATTACCAACCTCATAGGGCTGGACTGAGGATTGAGTGAAATAATGTCCAACAGAGGCACTGGTACAATACGTGATATGAACACTGCCCCCAATAaatgacagagaccctgtcttactcttttctctctaagcttcagtttccacaCAAGAGAAAAATTAGGGGGCAGGGACAGTACAGATCCTTCTAGCTTCCCAGGGTAGTTGTATCTGATGAGATCACGTGTGTGAAATCACTCCCACCCCTAAGAATGTGAAGTTTTAATCAATTTTATCAGGTTGGCACATTAGGGCCCTTCATCTGGTCCACACTAGGGTGGGGAAGTCTGGGGAGGAGTGGATTTGGTTTGATGTGAGATGAGGTAAGGAAAGGTCCTGAGAGGCCAGCTCTGTCCAGGACTGAGAGGAGACACCACTGATGCGTGCAGCCGGAGGTGGCAGAGTACTGGGAGAGGTTGCTTTCAATAAAgtaatgaggccgggcacggtacctcatccctgtaatcccggcactctggggagctgaggtgggtggatcacaaggtcaggagtttgagaccagcctggccaacatagtgaaaccccgtctctactaaaaatacgaaaattagctgggcatggtggcatgtgcctgtagtctcagcttctcgggaggctgaggcaggagaatctcttgaacccgggaggtggaggttgcaatgagccaagatcgcaccactgcactccagcttagcaACAAAGtcagacttcgtcttaaaaaaagaaagaaaaagtaatgagaAAAGGGATAGATAGGCTATAAACCAAGAAAAATCTTCTGGCCTGGACACAAAGGAATGTTCCTGTCCTGGCTGTGCTGAGAGGGTGAGTGGTCTGACTGCTGCCTCCCAGATGAGCAGGGCAAGACCAGGAAACAAGTCCCCTACCCTGAGCTGGGCCCCTCCGTGCCCCACACCACCTTCTCAGGCGATACAGAAACAGAGACAGCATTGGGAGCGAGGGTGAAGGAAAAAACATGTAACCTTGCCCTGAAGTTATGCTTCTCATCCTAAAAAACCAGACATCTTCGTTTTTTAACTGCTGCCGGGAACTagaagaaaattgatttttttttccctcctttgagGGAATTGTAAGAATGTCTGGGCTACTCAGTTGAAAGCTGGTTTAAAAACATGAAGTTAAGCTATACGGTTTTCTTAAGAGATCAAGAAATTCTTTCATTCTCGTCCTGCCGTGTGCGGGATGTTACTGCTTTAGATTGAAAACACAGACTTTTAACTcaaaatagggaaagaaaatggAGTGGGAGAAGCAGGAAAGCCAGACAGCTCTTCTAGCCTCGCAGGACTCCTGGTTCCTCCACAAGTGGGTCTTGGCTTCACAGAACCATTGGCGCCTTCACCGTAGTGTCTCTCACCTTGTTCCTCtgtatcctcctgcctctgcttgtCTGTGTCAGCCTGGCTCCaggtctgtcttttttttttttttttaatcgaagCCTTTATTTCTAAGATCACTCATGGCCTACCCATGCATAGAGTGGACAGGCTCTTAGATGGCAACATTCCCCACTAACACTGCAGTCTTTCTTCCAATATTGAGCCCTGTCCCACTGGCTCTGCCCGGAAGCCACATAGAGGTGTTAGGGGACATTTGTTCATAGGGACGCCATAAGTTTGAGGCCCTTATCACAATGACCCCAGATTCCTGTTGGGTGTGTTGTAAACAGAGGAGCCATTCTTTGGGCCCCCTGCTCTGAGCACACCCCATGGCTCCAGGTCTTAAATGGCGGGGGAGTGCGGGGGTGGGGAGAGCTCTGTTTTGTGTACAGGTTGTGTAATCATATACAGTGTCAAAGACAAAAAGTGTAGGGTTGACAACTGGCCCAGTACATTCTGAATTATAATCATCTAATGCTGATGGAATAAACTATCCCTGCATAGTTGCCACTGATGATATTCTCAGGGTACAGCTGAGGCGGAGTGGGACTCAGAGAGTTCAGAGTCCCTCATTTGTTCAGAGCTTCCCCTGAGAGAGAACCAGAGCTGTGGATAGAACTGGAATGCCCCAGAACTCAGGGGCTGTCCGCTCTGATGATCATGTTTACTCGTGCTTTTTGGTGATTAGAGATCTTGCCACTTGCAGATCTTTATACTTTATAAGAACACATCCAGTAGTGGGATACTACTCAGCAAGGAAGAGGAATAAGTGTGCATGCAACATCATGGAGGACTCTCAAATGTATCacgttaagtgaaagaagcaagactGAAAAGGCGACATACTGTAGGATTCCATTTATGAGATACTCTGTTTTATTTAAGGAGATGAGACCTTGCTACTGCACTTACCCATGCTGGAGTTGAGTGGGTATTCACAAGCACGATtgcactactgatcagcacaggggtttgacctgctctgtttttGACCTAGGCCAGTTCGCCCCTCCTTAGGCTACCTGGTGGTCCCTCGCTCCCAGGAAGTCACCACATTGCTGCTAAACTTACTACAGACACCTGATCAGCAGGGCACACTCTActccagaactcctgggctcaagccatcctcccgagtaactgggactacaggtatatgccactgcacccggttTATGAGATATTCTGGAAAAGCCAAAACGATAAGAACAGGAAACAGATCACTGGTTGACAAGGGCTGGGGAAAGGGACGACTCCGAAGGGGCCTGAAGGAATGTCTGGGGTGATGGAAGTCTCCTGTATCTTCATTGCTGTGGCGGTTCcatgactacaggtgtgcaggtGTCAAGATTCATAGGACTGTACACTAAAAAGTACATTGCACTCTATGTAATTACACCTCAATAAGCATGacgaatttttttttaattagtaacaAAGGTTGACTGATTTATATGTTGGAGTGTTTAGAATAAGTTATACAGATGtttgcaatttattttcaaagtattaaaaataagatttatcaGAGGATTCATAGATATATGGTGAGGTATGCGATAACTCAAGTTCAGTAGATTATTAATGTTAGAATGTAGATGGTAGTTATATGGATATTCACTATGATTATTTCAACTTCATATGAAACGtgttaataagaaaatgttggaaaacatttaaaaatacatctcatgctttttttttcacCATGTATACCATTTAGAGGGTCGCTCGCAGACCCACACATTTGCTTTCATATTCTCTGCTGAGTTCAAGAGTATTCTCCCTCTCCTTTCAAATCTTCCTAACAGGAGTAAAGTTTCCCCTTGGTCCAGAGGGGAAGAGGTCTGCGGTTCTGTGTGGACTCACTTAAATGAATTTACTGTCTTTTCTTTGATACAGTATCAGCAAGCAAATCCTTTATGGTGTTTTTTTCACTTGCTTGAAAATTGAAAGACTGGATTAATTTCACTCAATTTGTAACAAACCTCAGGGAACAAGCTTTGGGCAGCAGCAATTCGAAGTGTTACCAAATATCTCAGACTCTGTTTTTCTTGATAGAGCCTGGTTCTTTCTGCAGGCTCAGGCTTTGGTGCCTCTTTTCACCCCACCCTGTAATGGAGATAAGTACTAAGCCATCTGCTCCCAAGCATAGGAGCCTCTCTGATGCCTCAGAAACCAGGCACCCCAGGAGCCAGCCCTTGAGGGGATTCGAAATGGTCCCGTTTCCAAATCACCCTCTGTTGGGTGGAGGATGAAAAGATCTCCCCTTCAAAGGGTGTATGAGGGGtagttttttttgaaaataggTTCGCATACCTTCTCCTGATTACCCTGACCTTTGAAATAGCCCGGTTTCCATCTGGAAACAGAGGCCAACACAGCATGGCTGCGGTATCACAGACGTCGGTCTTCATAAGTAAGAACGTGGACGGTTCAGTTCCCACCCAGTACAATCCGCTTTATAattagaatcatttttaaatatttaagtgaatCAGATTAGATACACTTAAAGTGCCCCAAACTCTATAAGCTTTCATTTGGATTTGGCTATACAGATCCTGTCTGAAGAAATTTATTGCTATTGATGGACATAAAACCCAAGTTATGTTGCAAAATGAAACAGTAAGTTGTAGAACATGGTATTATTCTGatcccattaaaaaatatacttaggtcaacagtttgggaggccaagatgggaaaattgcttgagcccacaagttcaagaccagcctgggcaacatagtgagactctgtctctacaaaaaattaaaaattagctgggcctggtggcacatgcttatggtcccagctaccttgggaggctgaggtgggaagatgacttgagcccaggggttcaaggttgcagtaaggcTCCACAcccctgggtgacacaatgagactccatctcaaaaaaaaaaaaaaaattttacggttttagcttttatttttaatgtttaaaatatttaacttagtATCATTTATTAACCTATTAACATCATTATTTATTTGATGCTCACATCATCCCAGTTTTGCCAGTAGAAGCCCCTCCAAGGCAGCTTCCAAATCCTTTTGACAGATTCCCTTAATTTTTTGAgcacttctttattttctggcaCAAGATGTTTCAGGCTCATCTTGTGCTTTAACTGCTCCAGCCCTAGAATCAGCATTCTTCCGGGAGCCCTCATTTCTTTTGGTGTGAATGACATTAAAAAACCAAGCTCTGGGTACTAGGTTGCTCATTGCTATTGGGCATTACTGCTTCTAGGTCCTTTGAGTGGACAGAGCTAGGAAATaactgtcgacctcgtgatccaccggcctcggcctcccaaagtgctgggattacaagcttgagccaccgcgcccggccaaataggATTCTTTTTTGTCTTCACTCATTTTATGTTTGTTACCTGCCTTCTCCCACGGTGAGAACTCTGGCTCCCAATACGTCATTAGGTACTTGTTTGCTTAGTTCTATAATACACAAATAGTTTTAGAATTGTTATAACTGTGGTCTACACAAAACAAATCTGCTAAACAGAGTTTAAGATTATTtcgattattatttttttttgtttttttaactgaggATATTTAGCGCAAGTATTGTGTTCAAATGTTCCTTGGattaactcatttctttttcttccatgtaGTTGGGCTATTCATTTGAAATATAGTTAatttagctgggcgcagtggctcaagcctgtaatcccagcactttgggaggctgaggcgggtggatcacgaggtcaagagatcaagaccatcctggtcaacgtggtgaaaccccgtctctactaaaaatacaaaaaattagctgggcatggtggtgcgtgcctataatcccagctactcaggaggctgaggcaggagaattgcctgaccccaggagacggaggttgcggtgagccgagatcgcgccattgcactccagcctgggtaacaagagcgagactccgtctcaaaaaaaaaaaaaaaaaagaaatatagttaattggtttctgtttgcattcaatttgcattttttctcatacctgtttatttaattttatttttgaatgtgtaGAGGAtggataatgttttaaaacaaaaactatacaaaaatatatttatatgttatattttacaaaagaaatggGAATGCTATGCTGTACAGGATGGGGGCTGGGAGTTCTAGATGACTTTTTCTCTGTTGTATGTTTctgtattgtttgatttttatacaACATGGGCATATTAGCTTTGTAtcagatgaaaacaaaatcaagactTATTTTTTGATGCTAAGGCCCAAGCTCAAAGTTCGGACAACTGAGGGAGGAGGGCGGGaggggcaggtgtgtgtgtgtatagttaaCATACTGTTACGCAGTGAAACAATTTCCTGGATCTTGCTATGTCAGAGGAAAACCTGGTGGTCCCGTGGTGGGTTGAATCTAGGCTAACATCTTTCAAGATGTTTTTCCATTCCCTGAGATCCTCCTTACCCCCAACTTGATACGCCAGCTTAATGCTTCTGGGAGAATTGGCTTTTCTGGTCATTTTTTGCTACCGACCAGAGACCAAGTTATCATTCTAGTGATTAACCTTAGGGCGCTTTAGATCCCTCCCCAAACAAACAACCTGAGAATGACAGACCAGAACCCGTCGAGGCTTTGCGTCCGCTATTCCCCTGCTCTTTTCGTTTTCGTGTTTGTTAGCTGTATTTAGATTTgctgtttcttcctctcctttccttttcccccCACACCCTCTCTTTTGTCCATCCTTGGCCGGAGACAGCGAAAACATCTGTCCAGATCATGTACATACAAAGAGAGCACTTTCTCAAGCAACGGGCCTCCTTGAATTATTCAAAGTACGTTCCTTTCTCCAGTTTCCCATCGTTTTTCTTCCTTGACAGTATAAACTGGAATTGGACATTTGGCAATTGTACCCATGGATTTAATCATtcaggcaggaaggaggaggggaagcctTCTGCAGAAGCAATTAGTCTTCTGAATGATGAGAGAATAGGGAACACCACGTTTGAAGGCATGTAAATAATTTTCATGCCAGTATACACACTAGGGTTCCTAAAACAAAATGCAGTATCATTCTCTGTAATTGGCAGATCTGTTGGTAAACAAGATTCAGGACTGGGGAGAAACCCAGGCCTTGTGGGGCCCAGGTGGCTGTTAGTGGGTAAATTTAGCAGGTGTCTAGACTGAAACCCAGGAAAATATGTGACCTATGAATTATACAGAATATTCTAAAagccttctttctgttttatacTTAGGGTAACTCCCTCACTGACCTCCTCTCAAATCTTTAAGCTTATAGcttaaaggaaacagaaagcaaGAGAGGCATGTGCCTGGTCTATTCTTCTCTGCTTCAGAGCAGCGAAGTCCAGTCTGAAGGCTAAAATCGCAGCACAAGGGACTTGTCAGTCAGTAGCAATTGCGATGGTCAGAACAGCAGCAAGAGACCAAATCAGCAAGTGGGAAAGGCAGCAACACAATTTCTGCTGTGGTCTGGACACTCGGGTGTTTGTATCTACATTGAAAAGCTCAGTCTGCAACCATGGTGCC from the Saimiri boliviensis isolate mSaiBol1 chromosome 4, mSaiBol1.pri, whole genome shotgun sequence genome contains:
- the LOC141584410 gene encoding uncharacterized protein LOC141584410; translated protein: MSLRDLGDSHPGRAPQAVPTLSRRRPCHPPRGPLGACQPQHGHREAGEPFPGRTGAPNTFPSALRGKKRTALRRTSVLDPGLRPPAEVSPRTFLSEAGGGFALHPPAPLRTAAGWVAPQARVLSAGFSVLRPPRQQNQANRIHPDAIALRMKIRHVEILCQLCRITQIIIFET